Proteins from a genomic interval of Phyllopteryx taeniolatus isolate TA_2022b chromosome 3, UOR_Ptae_1.2, whole genome shotgun sequence:
- the LOC133475310 gene encoding glial cell line-derived neurotrophic factor-like isoform X2, whose amino-acid sequence MTLWHSLTTCLIVLGAVRARPGPPGVLVSGEERPLRSPPLRIRLSVTSQEDADDPGDAYIMEERILADFDQVLDLIKATVSRIPGSPGESEQNRSNKSRSRRERTTGSSQRRGPGARGRKAGGGRASGCALRQVRLNVTDLGLGYLSGEEMIFRYCAGPCRKSETNYDKILRHLARRSRLPAKDAPPQPCCRPVAFDDNLSFLDDNLIYHTLRKHSARKCACV is encoded by the exons ATGACGCTATGGCATAGCCTGACCACTTGTTTGATCGTGCTGGGAGCCGTGCGCGCCCGCCCGGGCCCCCCGGGGGTGCtcgtctcaggagaggagaggCCCCTGCGCAGCCCTCCGCTCCGGATCCGCCTGTCAGTCACCTCGCAGGAGGACGCGGACGACCCGGGAGACGCAT ACATCATGGAGGAGCGCATCCTGGCCGACTTCGACCAGGTGCTGGATTTGATCAAGGCGACCGTCAGCAGAATACCAGGTTCGCCCGGCGAGTCCGAGCAGAACCGCAGCAACAAGTCTCGCTCCAGGCGCGAGAGGACGACCGGGTCGAGCCAGAGGAGGGGCCCGGGCGCGAGGGGACGGAAGGCGGGCGGCGGGCGAGCTTCGGGCTGCGCGCTCCGGCAGGTCCGGCTCAACGTGACCGACCTGGGTCTGGGCTACCTCTCGGGTGAGGAGATGATCTTCAGGTACTGCGCGGGACCCTGCAGGAAGTCGGAGACCAACTACGATAAGATCCTCCGCCACCTGGCCCGACGCAGTAGGCTGCCCGCCAAGGATGCGCCGCCGCAGCCGTGTTGCCGCCCGGTGGCGTTCGACGACAACTTGTCCTTTCTGGACGATAACCTGATCTACCACACGCTCAGGAAGCACTCGGCCAGGAAGTGTGCTTGCGTGTGA
- the LOC133475310 gene encoding glial cell line-derived neurotrophic factor-like isoform X1 yields MTLWHSLTTCLIVLGAVRARPGPPGVLVSGEERPLRSPPLRIRLSVTSQEDADDPGDAYTQSSVLPLDIMEERILADFDQVLDLIKATVSRIPGSPGESEQNRSNKSRSRRERTTGSSQRRGPGARGRKAGGGRASGCALRQVRLNVTDLGLGYLSGEEMIFRYCAGPCRKSETNYDKILRHLARRSRLPAKDAPPQPCCRPVAFDDNLSFLDDNLIYHTLRKHSARKCACV; encoded by the exons ATGACGCTATGGCATAGCCTGACCACTTGTTTGATCGTGCTGGGAGCCGTGCGCGCCCGCCCGGGCCCCCCGGGGGTGCtcgtctcaggagaggagaggCCCCTGCGCAGCCCTCCGCTCCGGATCCGCCTGTCAGTCACCTCGCAGGAGGACGCGGACGACCCGGGAGACGCAT ACACGCAATCATCTGTTTTGCCTTTAGACATCATGGAGGAGCGCATCCTGGCCGACTTCGACCAGGTGCTGGATTTGATCAAGGCGACCGTCAGCAGAATACCAGGTTCGCCCGGCGAGTCCGAGCAGAACCGCAGCAACAAGTCTCGCTCCAGGCGCGAGAGGACGACCGGGTCGAGCCAGAGGAGGGGCCCGGGCGCGAGGGGACGGAAGGCGGGCGGCGGGCGAGCTTCGGGCTGCGCGCTCCGGCAGGTCCGGCTCAACGTGACCGACCTGGGTCTGGGCTACCTCTCGGGTGAGGAGATGATCTTCAGGTACTGCGCGGGACCCTGCAGGAAGTCGGAGACCAACTACGATAAGATCCTCCGCCACCTGGCCCGACGCAGTAGGCTGCCCGCCAAGGATGCGCCGCCGCAGCCGTGTTGCCGCCCGGTGGCGTTCGACGACAACTTGTCCTTTCTGGACGATAACCTGATCTACCACACGCTCAGGAAGCACTCGGCCAGGAAGTGTGCTTGCGTGTGA